One genomic segment of Tursiops truncatus isolate mTurTru1 chromosome 11, mTurTru1.mat.Y, whole genome shotgun sequence includes these proteins:
- the CSF2RB gene encoding cytokine receptor common subunit beta: MRSPDPTQTWTHLSQPPALPELTPEMALPRGLLPLALLLLCWGPCMAGAQGTFPLQTLRCHNDYTSRIVCRWADTQDAQRLVNVTLHRRLNRGLPQPVSCDLSDGMPWFNGHCPGCVPRMCVIPYEVFVIADHDYFSFRPDQPLGAQLTVTLSQHVQPPAPRDLNISVAGDSVLLCWSVAHGGSQSHWLSSLEFEVVYRRLQDSWEDAPTIYSSASRAILGPEHLIPSSTYVARVRTRLAPGSGLSGRPSQWSTEVRWASPPGNESQPQNLQCFFDGAALLRCSWEVRSEVTSSVFFTLFYKSGPSAREEECSPVQTEETSSPYVRHCCQIPVPDPRNHSQYIVSVRPKAEEKLIKSSDNIQMASPTLNLTKGRDGYILHWKEGKMNYEHIACIFQVQYKKEAASWEETKTEDFQNAHSMCLPPLEPATRYQARVRVKPDPRGYNGIWSEWSEESSWDTEWVLPTWVLALTLVISTLILLVSLRFCGIYGYRLNQKWEEKIPNPSKSHLFQNGRAGLRLPQGARAVGSGSHAHRGLWGASFAQPEGASPVDFGHSEVSPLTTEDPKDACDSSSEPDMTLVTSDLRTEQPPGPPPELATPASRPESQASGFDFNGPYLGPLDSRSLPDIVGQQGPLRTGTSRKPQPPGSLEYLCLPTGGQVQLVPLAQVMGPGKARDADLRSSPGTEGSPSLEPGAGPASPEPGVMVGGQGPKDRAPPGLPTGSRGPEEGTVATGYVTTAELTFTPPTGAPSPSQAPPLSLPSDRNPSLCPGLADGPPGPLAPLKPEFEGYVDLPPTAGQFPQSPLASPAPPAASSPVLGPGPPRADVFSVSPTPEGLLVLQQVGDYCFLPGPGSGPLSPQSKPTSPGPCPEIKDLNQVFQAKKPPSQATPQVPAIQLFKALKQQDYLSLPPWDVSRPGEVR; the protein is encoded by the exons ATGAGGAGTCCAGACCCTACCCAGACCTGGACCCACCTGAGCCAGCCACCTGCTCTTCCAGAGCTGACTCCAGAGATGGCGCTGCCCCGGGGGCTGCTCCCCCTGGCCCTGCTGCTGCTCTGCTGGGGGCCCTGCATGGCAGGGGCCCAAG GGACCTTCCCCCTGCAGACCCTGCGTTGCCATAACGACTACACCAGCCGCATCGTCTGCAGGTGGGCGGACACCCAGGACGCCCAGCGGCTGGTCAACGTGACCCTCCACCGCAGGCTGAACAG GGGCCTTCCGCAGCCAGTGTCCTGCGATCTCAGTGATGGCATGCCCTGGTTCAATGGCCATTGTCCCGGCTGTGTGCCCAGAATGTGTGTCATTCCCTACGAAGTTTTTGTCATTGCTGACCATGACTACTTCTCATTCCGACCAGACCAGCCTCTGGGTGCCCAGCTCACCGTTACTCTGAGTCAGCATG tgCAGCCCCCCGCACCCAGGGACCTCAACATCAGTGTTGCCGGGGACAGTGTCCTGCTGTGCTGGAGTGTGGCCCATGGGGGTTCCCAGAGCCACTGGCTGTCCAGCCTGGAGTTTGAGGTGGTCTACAGGCGGCTTCAGGACTCCTGGGAG gaCGCCCCCACCATCTACTCCAGCGCCTCCCGGGCCATCCTGGGGCCAGAGCACCTCATACCCAGCAGCACCTATGTGGCCCGAGTGCGCACCAGGCTGGCCCCGGGCTCGGGGCTCTCGGGACGGCCCAGCCAGTGGAGCACAGAGGTTCGCTGGGCCTCCCCGCCAG GGAATGAGTCCCAGCCCCAGAACCTCCAGTGCTTCTTCGACGGGGCTGCCCTGCTCCGCTGCTCCTGGGAAGTGAGGTCCGAGGTGACCAGCTCGGTCTTCTTCACCCTCTTCTACAAGTCCGGCCCCAGTGCAAG GGAGGAAGAATGTTCCCCAGTGCAGACGGAGGAGACCAGCAGCCCTTACGTCCGGCACTGCTGCCAGATTCCCGTGCCTGACCCCAGGAACCACAGCCAGTACATTGTCTCTGTTCGACCgaaagcagaagagaaacttATAAAGAGCTCAGATAACA TCCAGATGGCTTCTCCAACCCTCAACTTGACCAAGGGCAGAGACGGCTACATCCTGcactggaaagaaggaaaaatgaactaTGAACACATAGCTTGCATCTTCCAGGTCCAGTACAAGAAAGAAGCAGCCTCATGGGAG GAGACCAAGACAGAGGACTTCCAGAACGCCCACAGCATGTGCCTGCCACCTCTGGAGCCTGCCACCAGGTACCAGGCCAGAGTGAGAGTCAAACCTGACCCCCGAGGCTACAACGGGATCTGGAGCGAGTGGAGTGAGGAGAGCTCCTGGGACACTGAGTGGG TGCTGCCCACGTGGGTCCTGGCGCTCACCCTGGTCATCAGCACCTTGATCCTGCTCGTGTCCCTGCGCTTCTGTGGCATCTACGGGTACAG GCTGAACCAGAAGTGGGAGGAGAAAATCCCCAACCCAAGCAAGAGCCACCTGTTCCAG AACGGGCGCGCCGGGCTCCGGCTCCCACAGGGCGCGCGCGCCGTCGGCAGCGGGAGCCACGCACACAGGGGGCTCTGGGGCGCCAGCTTCGCTCAGCCAGAGGG GGCGTCCCCTGTAGACTTCGGGcacagtgaggtgtcacctctCACCACAGAGGACCCTAAAGATGCCTGTGACTCGTCATCTGAGCCTGACATGACTCTGGTCACCTCGGACCTCCGCACGGAGCAGCCGCCCGGGCCCCCGCCAGAGCTGGCCACCCCCGCAAGCAGGCCTGAGAGCCAGGCTTCCGGCTTCGATTTCAATGGCCCCTACCTGGGGCCGCTTGACAGCCGCTCCCTGCCGGACATCGTGGGCCAGCAGGGGCCCCTACGGACAGGCACGAGCAGGAAGCCGCAGCCCCCGGGGTCCCTGGAGTACCTGTGTCTGCCCACAGGGGGGCAGGTGCAGCTGGTCCCACTGGCCCAGGTGATGGGGCCGGGCAAAGCCAGGGATGCGGACCTGAGGTCCAGCCCAGGCACCGAAGGGAGCCCTTCCCTGGAGCCAGGGGCAGGCCCTGCCTCTCCTGAGCCTGGGGTGATGGTGGGTGGTCAAGGCCCGAAGGACAGGGCCCCCCCAGGTCTGCCCACTGGCTCTCGGGGTCCTGAGGAAGGCACTGTGGCCACTGGTTACGTCACCACTGCAGAGCTGACATTCACCCCACCTACGGGGGCCCCATCTCCTTCCCAGGCTCCCCCTCTGAGCCTCCCCTCAGACCGGAACCCCAGCCTCTGTCCTGGACTGGCTGATGGTCCCCCTGGACCCCTAGCCCCACTGAAGCCAGAGTTCGAGGGCTATGTGGATCTCCCTCCAACCGCAGGCCAGTTTCCCCAGTCCCCTctggccagccctgcccctcctgcaGCCAGCAGTCCTGTCCTGGGCCCAGGACCGCCCCGGGCAGATGTGTTCTCAGTCTCCCCAACCCCTGAGGGGCTCCTCGTGCTGCAGCAGGTGGGTGACTACTGTTTCCTCCCTGGCCCAGGGTCTGGCCCTCTCTCACCCCAGAGTAAGCCCACCTCCCCAGGACCCTGTCCTGAGATCAAGGACCTCAACCAGGTGTTCCAGGCCAAGAAGCCCCCGTCTCAGGCCACTCCCCAGGTGCCGGCCATTCAGCTCTTCAAAGCCCTGAAGCAGCAGGATTACTTGTCACTGCCCCCTTGGGATGTCAGCAGGCCTGGGGAGGTGCGCTGA